In Mercenaria mercenaria strain notata chromosome 13, MADL_Memer_1, whole genome shotgun sequence, the DNA window ttaaacattctgaccaagtttcattaagatatatacataaatgtggcctctagagccttatctttgatttgacctggtgacctagtttctgattctacttgacctagatttgaacttgacttaaatatcattaagattaacattctgaccaagtttcaggaagatacatcataaatgtggcctctagcctgttaacaagcttttcctttgatctgacctggtgacctagtttttgatcctacatgacccagattcgaacttgacctaaagctcatcaagattaacattctggcaaaatttcatgaatatatatcataaatgtggcctctaaagtgttaacaagcttttcacgttatttggcctggtgacctagttttttattccagatgacctaatattgaacttgtccaagattttattgagagtaacattctaaccaagttttattaagattgggccaaatttgtgatctctagagtgtaaacagtgaaattgttgatgacgacaACAGATGAATGGcgatggacacagggtgatcacaaaagctcacctttgagcacttcatgctcaggtgagctaaaagactGAGGAACAGTCAAAatgtaatatgttattaaaacacttatttcatttttaaagtaatttgcCAAGTTAGCAACATTTCCAATTTAACATGccatttctttttaaagatgCCATCTCTTAATAAAATATCACTTCTTTTTCTTGTTCTtgatctttttctttttctgcaTATTCTTTTGAAACCTTTTAACATTTATCCCTTTGTATTCACTGTACATTCCAGTTTCACTATCTGTCGCTTTTCTCTTCATACTTCCAACATTTCTTTCAAAATCTCCTTTGCTATGGTCAGTCTCTTTAGAAGCTGCTtcacttttatttctttcaacCTTATCTGTATCTGTTCCTAGGAGTGAAGGTTGTATTCCAAAGGTAACAGGATTTTTACGCACTCTTCTTTCATTCTTAACTCTTATACCTTTAACTGTTTCGATGGTTTTACATTGAGGTCCTTCATCAAAAGCTATAAAACTTTGTCCACTAAACGATTTAGATTTGTCTGTCTCAGATTTATAAATGTAGTACTTGGTTGCATCAACTACTGGGCGACACAAATGTTTGTTACATGTTTCATTACTTGTATCAGATTTAAACTGCTCAGTTTTGGCGTCAGCTTTAGGTTTGTCTTTGGACTGGTCAGGTTCTATGACTGGGACTTTTTGAATTAACAGTTTGTCTTCTGTCACTGAAGGATCAGTCACATGAGGTGCATTGGTTCTAATACTTTCAACAAGTTCTTTGAAGTCATTGGGTTCCTCCATTCTCTATAAAAGGCAGAAATCAAACATAAAGATCAtgttcaacatttttctaacagcAGAATAATAATAAACTTGCCATTCTCTGGTGATATCAGTTTAAGAGCCTGATGAATTTATCAAATGccaaaatgtttatcaaatatagTGTGAAGAAAGCATCTTTAAGGATAAACAAGATCTCACCAGTTATTACGAGATTTAGTGAGATTTCACTCTATCGTCTTATTGGAGTTTCAGATCTGCTTTTATTTCATAGAACTTTAATCAAACTAGTCCCACTATGTGACTTGAACTAGGGGGGTCCTAAATaggtaacaaggcagtctgaaaaacagctatatcccccaccactgttatagacagtgaaagggttgatggtattgggcaGAAGCgttgacgttgttaagtatattttatagtccatgtatgacaaaatcaatgaatttgaaaatccttcaggaGGTTTActagatacagagtggacataaaatggaaggctcaaacctttgaccttgagttgtgaccttgaccttaagtcgacatggctgactcatgagttctgcaaattgtcttgatgaggtgatcatttgaccaaagtttaatgaaaatccttcaaggggtttaggagacacagaaCTCAAACTTTTGATCTTGagttgtcaccttgaccttgtattgacatggctgactcatgagtctgcacatcgtcttaatgaggtggtcatttgacctaagtttcatgaaaatccttcaaagggtttaggtgatacagagcagacacaaaatggcaggctcaaacctttgaccttgacttaagTCGAAATGGCTGGCTGACTcattgagttctgcacatcgtcttgattaggtgatgatttgacccaggtttcatgaaaatccatcacgggggtttaggagatatagagccgACAAAAAATGTTAAGGGCACAaaggtgatcattttacccaagttttatgaaaatccttcaagtggttaaTGAGATACAGAGTggtcacaaaatggaaggctaaaacgtttgaccttaagttgtgaccttgatcttgagccaacatggctgactcatgagttctgcacatcgtcttgatgatgtgatcatttgacccaagtttcatgtaaacccttcaaggggtttaggagatacacagcggacacaaaatggaaggatcaaaactttgacctcgagttgtgaccttgtccttaagCCAACATGAcagactcatgaattctgcacatagtcttgatgaggtgattatttgacccaagtttgatgaaaatccatcacaGGCTTTAGGGgatacagagaggacacaaaatgtTAAGGACACTTAAAAATGGAGACCATTCCTAAAACCTCCCACCACTCATAGCACGGAATTAATAAGCATTTAACTGACtgtattagacatttacggattaagtctacgtggactgtggacacctaaggcgatagatttttcaaggggaccgtctcaacatagtttaattatagtatgcgcgatatgaaaaagagtttataacggcaatagggtttgagttattatatcatcactatgcggtaggtgatataaatttggatgtgcctgtttttagctcgacttttcgaagaaaaagtagagctattgcactcgctccggcgtcggcttcggcgtctccgttgggttaaaatttttgataaagtcaaatatctctctgttaatgtcaaagctattgacttgaaacttaaaatacttatttactatcaaagtctacacaaggaagaacaatccccataactctgattgaatttttacagaattatgcccctttttaatttagcatttttggttaaagtttttgataaaggcaaatctctctgttactatcgaagctattgacttgacacttaaaatagttatttaccatcaaaggcttcaccaggagaaactatccgcataactctgatttaattttgatagaattatgcccctttttaacttagaattattggttaaagtttgtgataaagtcaaatatctctgttactatcaaaactattgacttgaaacttaaaatacatatttactatcgaagtctacacgtggaaaatcaatccccataactctgatttgaatttttacagaattatgcccctttttaattaagaattttctgttattttttttgatcaagtcaaatatctttgttactatcaaagctattgacttgaatcttaaaatactaatttactatttaagtctacacgcgtagaaacaatccccataactctgatttgaattttgttagaattatgtccctttttaacttagaatttttggttaaagtttttgataaaggcaaatatctcaattactatcgaagctattgacttgaaacttaaaatagttatttaccatcaaaggcttcaccaggagaaactatctgcataactctgattgaattttgatagaattatgcccctttttaacttagaatttttggttaaagtttttgataaagtcaaatatctctgttactatcaaagctattgacttgaaacttaaaatagttatttactatcgaaatctacaccaagaaaagcaatccccataactctgtttggattttgacagaattatgcccctttttaattaaatgtactaaattgaacaaatatatatgtcattacaGAATAACTGTAGAACATTCAATCGCAGAATTGAAGTGTTACAAGAGCGTAAGCTCTGTATGGAGGCACTCACGACAACGACTTTCAAGAACTGTACATGTCTGTGCGTTccttgtgtgtagaagaaaacatgtcggattgattgtataaactgataactgtcaacaagaaatgaatttcatttcattcatgtttatgccataatacagtataaatgggaagatttttttattttgattattttcctatcttccgttcatttatctagtaaaaaaactgtccatctcttcgtccatccactactgacaaattaaaacaataaagttatacaaaTACAACGTCTTTAACgttaatacagaaataacaagtgctccgccaagcggggcaatatacgcccgaaggattatatcaggggatgggagcaaaattaaaagaactttattgttgaagcccaaacgaaaaggacaacaaagggaagtaattccccgaaaaactcttaagtccactaaaatcattaccaggtgCAGATATGtcaaatacaccttaactttgcaggtaccatccatgttgtaccacagaaaagtggtatcggttttttccctacgaccagtaataaaaatgttacaaaataacctatttatagtaacataaaagggaagtaattcaataaaaaaatattataagtgaacaaaaaatggatatgCCGAATAAAAttaagagcaccgcaatgcaaagcaacataaacacaaaacaaagtcatgtgacctttgacccctaagtgtgaccttgaccttgaagcgagccatgcgctctgcacgtcgtctcaatgtggaaaacatttgtgccaagtttctgtaaaatccttcaagcagttcaacagttacacatcgcactcgaaacaaagttatatgacctttgaccccttagtgtgacattggccttgtatctagccatccaaaacatgcgctctgcacgacgactcgatgtggtggacatttgtgcaatgtttctttaaaatctctCATACAGAtcgagagttacagagcggacacgaaacaaagtcatatgaccttgacccctaagcgtgaccttgaccttaaagcaagccacctgatacgtcctcttgatgtggataacatttgtttcaagtttgttttaaatccttcaaggagcggagtcgacacgaaattgttaacggacagacggacagacagacaaacagacagacagacagccagatgaacacctgtggtatcccaaaatacgtcccttcgggcgtataataacaacaaaggaatggagacgcaagatattacgttttctacagttttcacaatgttttacctgctgacctacattttgatcccaactgacccagtttagattttttcatgttggacgacgacgacgatggaatacggatacattgcgatcagactagctcatcttttcaactttgtcgcagatgcgcaacttatgatattgaagaacatttcaggaaagtgttatgacgctagatcaaatactttttgcgatatgtataacaaaacatttctctggtgaacagacggacggacagacaaatccaaatattatcctgtgcagtgacatatgaagccagaccttaccatcattataggaatttttttcctaccaaacataaataaaaattatcatgttgagacggtgcacttgaaaaatcgatcgtcttaggtgttcacagtccacgtagacttaatccgtaaatgtctaatagaCATTCAAGGCAGGACTAGGTTCAAACTGCTTTTCTGACATACATTATTACTTTACTAATATGTTCTTCCTTGTTGCATCTAAAGAAAATTTCTTTGCTTATTACACATTAAAACTAGTTAAAGCTACTTGCTTTCAGTAGTGGAGAGGGGGAAGAAATCTGAATACAGTGAAACCTGTATACAAAGATCACACTTAAAAGTGCCAGAATTTGGTCTTTAATagaagtggtctttattcacaagcaaaaaaaaacactttaaaaagttCACAGGTTAGAAAACACTTTAGAAgttcaaaaagttgaaaacactTCAGAAGTTCACAAATTAGAAAACAGTTCAAAAGTTAATTTTTGCAACAGTACTGAAGCTATATTATACTGCACTGagtttgtttttctaaatttcttaTCGAAAGTACAAGCTTCTACTAGGAACTGATAACTTTCTACAAAAGACTATGGTAAAAACCTTAATAATTAGGGGGCATCACAGAGAGATTTGTTCCAGTCTTTGTCACTACTACAAATCCGTAGCTCTCCATTGTCCTTACCCAGCTTCTTGTTTTGTTTGGTTGAACTTACACCAACACAACTGTAAGTCATATGTCAACTTTCCAAGACTTGATTATGAAAGAAGACCCCCAAGTACTGGTaacccctctgggcattatttcaggcatgagcAGGCATCCGAGTAGAACCATTGGCCTTCCATAAGCCTgctgcatggcttcctcacagagagaattctacaccctgaggAACGTTTTGAATCCATggcggtaaggggcaagtgatttgaagttggtAACCCAAACTATTCTGCCGCCAAGCAAGAAAGGACTAAGAAAGGTGTGGCAGTTTTAGTTTGTACCTACCAGAACACCAAGCACAGCAGCTGAGGTCAGTCCTGGCCAGGACTTCTGTATACTGGACAACAGATCAGACACACAAATTGCCGGACATCCATGCTGACTGACCAGGTGTAGAAGGGCTTTTCGGAGTACTGCTGGCTGCATTTCACTCCATAACAAAACAGCGGACAATTTGTCTCTCTCTAGGTTCCTCATTACAGTCTGTGCACCAACTACAAACCAGGACCtaataaacagaaagaaaatggtTGGCATGAAAATACGTTTATAACCTTTAAGGTAAAGACTAGATATTGAGCTATACAAAAAAAATCCCAtctttttcacaatattttggcTTTAAGTCCTCTTTAGGTGACATATGCTTAAAACTTAAATACTTTGAGGTGGTGGGGGTggttgtgggggtgggggtcgaAGAGTACAATATAAAATTTCACCTGAAGAAGGCTTAAAGAGCAATGGTGTCAAACTCAAACATTGTATAATTCACTAATCACAGCAAAtaacttttgacttttaaaatactctacTTAATTGATCAGGCCAGCTATTAAACATGGCTAAGGCAATATACCAATAAACATTCTAAGTTGGGAACTGCGTAAGCTATCAAAAGGACAATTCAAGGGCCTTGAAGAATGAAGGGCCAAGAATGACTTGGAGTATCCATCTAATGGTAAGAAGAGTCTGAAATAAtgtgcccataaacattgtgacaaagtttagtgaacactggataagaactatGAAGGAGCAGACACTCagtttttgcaattttgagtaattcaagggccataactgcagaaAAGTTTGCTGAATCCAAGTTAATGGACTTGGCTGAGATACGATGTCTATTGTGATAAAGTTTGGTGAACCTGAATAAGAACTACTCACGTTAAGAGATATGAACACCTCGTTTTTCACaaatttaagtaattcaaggCCCATGACTCAAGAACCACTGGGACATTCCAGCTGCTTATCGAACTTACCTTGGAAATTATTCCAACAAGAGCTggtcgaacatgaaatgccccccttgatgcattcagtaaagtgaaagtaggccactaggtcagatcaaggtcaaattttattttggaacaaaaacctatgcatgtggtccaaatttgaagccggtaccttcaaaaatgtgaaagtaggtcactaggtcaataacaaggtcaaagttttttttggtacacaaacctatgcatgtggtccaaatttgaaggctgtagctacagaaatgtgaaagtaggtcactaggtcaagatcgagGTCAACTGaggtcaaggttcatcttgccactcaaaactatacatgtggtccaaatttgaattatgtaagtTATAGACATGAAggttcaaagtttttccctttgtaagtctatatgaaccatatgaccactggggcggggccatatttgaccttagagggataatttgaacaaacttggtagagaaccactaaatgatgctacattacaaaatatcaaagccatagtctttgtggtttggacaagaagattttcaaagttttcccctatacaagtctatgtaaaccatgtgaccccaagggcagagctatatttgaccctaggggaataatttgaaaaatcttagtagaggaccactagatgatgtcatatacaaaatatcaaagccctaggccctgtggttttggacaagaggtttttcaaagttttttcctatataagtctatataaaccatgtgacccccagggcggggccatatttgaccccagggaaataatcttaacaatcttggtagaggaccattagattttgctacataccaaatatcaaagccctaggccctatggttttggacaagaagatcagaaaccgttctaactgttcctggccaatgtgaccttgacctttgacctaatgacctcaaaatcaataggggtcatctgctggtcatagccaacctaactatcaattttcctgacactaggcccaagcgttctagagttattgcctggaaaccattttactgttcctggtcactgtgatcttgacctttgacatactgacctcaaaatcaatagggggtcatctgctggtcatgaccaacctccctatcaactttcgtgaccctaggcctaagtgtcttgagttatcatccggaaaccgttttactgtacagggtcactgtgaccttgacctttaacatactgacctcaaaatcaataggggtcatctgctggtcataaccaacctccctatcaattttcatgatcctaggcccaagtgttcttgagttatcatccggaaaccgttttactattcaggatcactgtgaccttgacctttgacaaatagacctcaaaatcaataggggtcatctgctggtgatgaccaacctccctatcaactttcatgatcctagcgttcttgagtaatcatccggaaacggattggtctacattccgaatgaccgacagaccgacctaccgaccgacatctgcaaaacaatatacccctccttcttcgaaggggggcataataaacattgtgccaaagtttggtgaacattggatataCATTGTAGAGCAGACACcaacaattttcacattttttactaATGCAAGGGTCAAAACTCCAGAGCCTCTAGTAACAACCAGTTGGTTATAAAACTTGGTAGAGACTATATGCCAaataacattgtgaccaagtttgatgaacttTAGACAAGAACTGCTCAAGTCAGAGAGCACACAACTTAAAGAAGATGCCGCTAGCTAGATGCCACAATGAGTCACATAATATGTCCCATTTCACAGGCATAAAAAAGGAgtgttttatcaatatattttataaagatttGAAATCCTCTACAAGCGTTAATTTGTAGTCGTCATAAATGGTTTGTCAAATAGGCAACTCCTCCCTAATAATGGTTTACAAGACTGCATGATACAAAGGATGATGAAATTTCAAAGGTTTCTCTAGTTCTTTTGCTTGCATTGAGTATACATGTACACCAAAAACATGGAGTCTGTTGAAAGTCTCAACTGAATGTCTCAATAAAACTCAGTGGAAGGTCTCAGCTGAAAACACATACATGTGATAATTTAAATTGAAATCATTAGAGCATGTACTGGTCACATGGTTACTACAAATGTTAAGCATTAATGGCTCCCAATGTGACTGTCTACGTTTATGTTTAATTCTACTTGTTGGTAACCGGTAATTAAATTACTCAGcgtttgatataaaatgttttagtaaAACAGAATGTTCTTCATGGTCCCTGACCTTTCCTCGCAGAATTTCcctttcaattacagataatacAATGTCAAATACGCATGATTGATCCATTCAGTTAACTTACTCTCCACGGAGAGTGAAATTTAAGTAGGCAACTGAGGGTATTTGACGATGTAGGTTATGGTATCTTACTTAAATTGCTTTCTCAGACTTTCTTCCTCTTCAGACAAGCAGTCTTCTTTATCGCCTTCAGCTTTTTTCTTCCATTTTGGAGGCTTTTTGATTGTCCTCAAACATGACTTGTACTTAGCAAACACTCTGCAAgttaaacagaaattaaaaattattaatcTACCCATTGTAGCTTCTGTCATCTGCACCTCTGCGAGGGTATATTTGGGTAGAGGAGGGCAACCAATGAGAGCCCTGGAAAATTCTGACTCTGACATATTTTTGACAGACTGAAACTGAGACCTTAgtcattttggaaaattttagCTTTCTTTGTTTGCAAAACAGTAAACTTTATTAGTTGTATCTGTAATAACTACTTAAGTGGTGGAAATGgacaacaaaattaaaagctACTGCTTTGATCAAAGTGCCTTTTTTTGAAAACTCCTAGATTTTAAAGATGAcaatatacaatttttaccctCAAATAACAACCTATCCCCCCACCCTAACACCAAATTCTAAGGTTAGCCCTCACTCAGAGGAGCGAATACCCCCTGTAAAGGCAGATCTTTTCTTTTTAACTGACAAAATTCTTAGTAAATTTTCCTACTAAGAGCAAGAACCTCTCTACAACAAATACATTCTGATATTCCAGCGTTACTTTAGAAAGATAGCACTGTATTTATTCTAATTTAGTTATGCTCTTTCTTATGTAGAATGCTTGAAGCTTATCTAAATTTTTAAAGGAGTCCACTCCCTAGGAAAACTATGTGGAGTCGGGACCAGGTGGAGGTAGGGTTCAAACTGGTGACCTCCTTGCCAAGAAGATTAATTTCCAAAGAACAACATCCTGTATACAAGAGTTAATATGCTTATCAGTAGGCATGCCTCCAGACTTGCATCAATTTCTTCTACACTAAGATTAAATATGTTTGTTCACTACTTCAGAGTACTTTATGTAGTACATTTTGTACTTTATAGATAATTGAGCCGCtacatgagaaaaccatcatagtggctttgcaaccaacatggatccagaccagcctgtgcatgcACGCAGtatcgtcaggatccatgctgttcgctttcaaagcctattgcaattagagaaaccattagcgaacagcatggatcctggatccatgctggtcgcaaaccctggcactatgttggttttctcatggcatggctcatatatactGTCTTATCAAAGGGCAATGGCATGCCTTTAATGGTTATAAGAATGACTAAACATATATTTGGACCAGGGTGTAGTTCAAGATCCAATACACAGACTAAGGAATGCTAGAAACCACACAAGTCACATCACTGCCTTTTAACTAGTTGTTTACTATATATACCTTACTGTAACCAGTACTGGGTAAATATA includes these proteins:
- the LOC123529635 gene encoding uncharacterized protein LOC123529635, giving the protein MSNKPKVADPTELKWPVVDSEKEKTVLEVLEKVFAKYKSCLRTIKKPPKWKKKAEGDKEDCLSEEEESLRKQFKSWFVVGAQTVMRNLERDKLSAVLLWSEMQPAVLRKALLHLVSQHGCPAICVSDLLSSIQKSWPGLTSAAVLGVLRMEEPNDFKELVESIRTNAPHVTDPSVTEDKLLIQKVPVIEPDQSKDKPKADAKTEQFKSDTSNETCNKHLCRPVVDATKYYIYKSETDKSKSFSGQSFIAFDEGPQCKTIETVKGIRVKNERRVRKNPVTFGIQPSLLGTDTDKVERNKSEAASKETDHSKGDFERNVGSMKRKATDSETGMYSEYKGINVKRFQKNMQKKKKIKNKKKK